Proteins from a genomic interval of Hydrogenophaga sp. PAMC20947:
- a CDS encoding cupin domain-containing protein: MALTHTRPGDPVDVQPMGSRLATEPTKALFKSDQLELIRLVLQAGKSFPPHQVLGEITIHCIEGEIDVTVDGESHILKAGQLLFLKGGTQHGVTALQDASALVTIVLKP; encoded by the coding sequence ATGGCCCTCACTCATACACGCCCCGGAGACCCTGTCGACGTTCAGCCGATGGGAAGCCGACTGGCGACCGAACCCACCAAGGCGCTGTTCAAGTCCGATCAGCTGGAACTGATTCGGCTGGTGTTGCAGGCGGGAAAATCATTCCCACCTCACCAGGTACTGGGTGAAATCACCATCCACTGCATCGAAGGCGAGATCGATGTCACCGTGGACGGCGAAAGCCACATCCTGAAGGCCGGGCAATTGTTGTTCTTGAAGGGCGGTACCCAGCATGGCGTGACCGCCTTGCAAGACGCATCTGCGCTGGTGACCATCGTTCTGAAACCCTGA
- a CDS encoding PAS domain S-box protein — protein sequence MNPSGAPRAWATLVLATGLALTGLAAHFQRHTNLSAAQVQFEAESAQAVAAVVDRLHLYEFGLRSVRGAVLAGGVDAINRKRFLEYSESRDYKVEFPGARGFGVIRRVSPAGQAAFVRRERADGIPDFTVRQLNAHDRERFVIQHIEPLEINRQALGLDIASEQNRRGAAMRSMRTGEATLSGPITLVQATGKPSQSFLLLMPIYRPNMPLRSEAERELACIGWSYAPLVMAELLNGLDLSNGELMLKLSDRGDEAPVVFFESPGVAPPPARALTQTIEFSVHGRNWSAQLNPTPVFFQRLNQTSPAQVASILAGLSALLSLLVYLVATGQARKRQMHLAHAHRAAIVENSLDAIIVVSLDGRVVDWNHGAEKMFGYLENEATGQLLRTLLLPPERSEEDAVILVAVRSGRTAKPFETTRLCRDGRLLQVSIAVSPLMDANGQCVGLSKVIRDMSEAHQAQQALSDLNGQLEIQVQSRTQALNETLHDFRNILDALPSMIGYWDINRVCRVANRAYAEFVGMDSSDLVGRSMEDVLPENMLEISRPHIQAVLSGEPQTFEETLVACHEGVPRQLLVYYLPDIVDGEVKGFYVLVHDLTELNESRQQLALAQRDSAALLQAIHQHAIVSVTDRAGTIVEVNDSFCTISGYSREELLGYNHRLINAGVHKAAFWDNMWATVSSGKSWRSEVCNKARDGSLYWVDSIVSPVVDASGEVEKFISIRTDITERKRLQADVAEAHRLLAERERFLRSITDHLPVRISYTNSLGEFQFVNATYCQYLGHKREEIIGKTRTELFPSCAGIESLPIEDALLKGVAQRVEHDEVMDGVVVSMDTHLVPDLAGDGAVRGLYMVSTDITERRQAERESRQTMTLLNAVLAAASQVSIVAVNRDGDISIFNKGAEKLLGYRQEEVVGKMSTLQFHDEREMRHRAEELSRQLGRTVQAGKVLIDAAELGHSREWTYVRKDGVGIPVSLGVTAMYDDQNEFVGYLGIAHDVSQQKEYERSLREAVHKARRANQAKTHFLANMSHEIRTPMNAVIGLSYLLERTELTSEQGGFLAKIKVASKSLLSLINDILDLSKIEASELKIERAPFSLASLLRDISELVSVQSEAKGIDFQLDLPPEIPQALVGDSTRLHQVMLNLLTNAIKFTDEAGSVQLLVTRVGGASDISRLRFAVRDTGIGMTEAQMGRLFTPFAQADASTTRRFGGTGLGLSIVKQLVQLMGGELGVTSEPNEGSEFWVELDFGLGDVEMLPAPAAGDQPAPGLGLQGLRVLVADDSEINLEVARRVLELEGAEVSLALNGQEAIDQLLANPQGFDVVLLDLQMPVLDGFDTSRRIRSGLGLQHLPIIALSASTLSSEMELAKRAGMNDFVSKPFEVANLVGCIRRWIHNGGAPQSSAPQGVPPRSPLVWPHIEGIDSDAACRRLGGDQELFFSMLKRLLAEFATLDRNAAPVDAGELQALAAQLHKLKGSAGTLGAQAVERAAAMADKACRTQQVDQVGHLLADVVEELNHLRQAVQPCLAAHEAQVGGEASQGCTSVEPAEVEALVECLLSNDLGAIDRVNAMATGLKHGLGNEGFAQLREQVNNLEFAAAASMLQGLCEPAADVSG from the coding sequence ATGAACCCCTCCGGCGCCCCCCGCGCATGGGCCACGCTGGTCTTGGCGACAGGGCTGGCGCTGACCGGCCTGGCTGCACACTTTCAGCGGCACACGAACCTGAGCGCTGCTCAGGTGCAGTTTGAAGCCGAGTCTGCACAGGCTGTGGCCGCGGTGGTGGACCGCCTGCATCTGTATGAATTTGGGCTGCGCAGTGTGCGCGGCGCGGTGCTCGCGGGTGGGGTGGACGCCATCAACCGCAAGCGCTTTCTTGAGTACAGCGAGTCGCGAGACTATAAAGTCGAATTTCCTGGTGCCCGTGGGTTTGGTGTGATCCGGCGGGTGTCGCCGGCCGGGCAAGCGGCTTTTGTGCGGCGGGAACGTGCCGACGGCATACCGGACTTCACGGTCAGGCAATTGAACGCGCATGACCGCGAGCGCTTTGTCATTCAGCACATTGAGCCGCTGGAAATCAACCGGCAGGCCCTGGGGCTCGACATTGCCTCGGAGCAAAACCGCCGCGGCGCAGCCATGCGTTCAATGCGCACGGGTGAAGCCACGCTCAGCGGCCCCATCACCCTGGTTCAGGCCACCGGCAAGCCTTCGCAGTCGTTCCTGCTGCTGATGCCCATTTACCGGCCCAATATGCCGCTGCGCAGCGAGGCCGAGCGGGAACTCGCCTGTATCGGCTGGTCGTATGCGCCCTTGGTGATGGCCGAGCTGCTGAACGGCCTCGATCTCTCCAATGGGGAGCTCATGCTCAAGCTCTCAGACCGGGGCGACGAGGCACCCGTGGTGTTTTTTGAGTCGCCTGGTGTGGCGCCGCCACCTGCCAGGGCATTGACCCAGACTATCGAGTTTTCCGTTCACGGCCGCAACTGGTCGGCCCAACTCAACCCGACGCCTGTTTTCTTTCAGCGTCTGAACCAGACAAGTCCAGCGCAGGTTGCCAGCATTCTGGCCGGCCTGTCCGCTCTGCTGTCCTTGCTGGTCTACCTGGTGGCCACCGGCCAGGCGCGCAAGCGCCAGATGCATCTGGCCCATGCACACCGTGCGGCCATCGTCGAAAATTCCCTGGACGCCATCATTGTGGTGTCGCTGGATGGCCGAGTGGTGGACTGGAATCATGGCGCCGAGAAGATGTTTGGGTACCTTGAGAATGAGGCCACAGGGCAGCTGCTGCGCACCTTGCTGCTACCCCCCGAACGCTCCGAAGAAGACGCAGTGATTCTGGTGGCCGTCAGGAGCGGGCGGACCGCCAAACCCTTCGAGACGACCAGGCTGTGCCGCGACGGACGTTTGCTGCAGGTTTCGATTGCTGTGTCGCCCCTGATGGACGCAAACGGCCAATGTGTGGGCTTGTCCAAAGTGATACGCGATATGAGCGAGGCGCACCAGGCGCAGCAGGCCCTCTCAGACCTCAATGGACAGCTTGAAATCCAGGTGCAAAGCCGCACGCAGGCGCTCAACGAAACCCTGCACGATTTCCGCAACATTCTGGATGCGCTGCCATCCATGATCGGCTACTGGGACATCAACAGGGTCTGCCGCGTCGCCAACAGGGCCTATGCCGAGTTTGTTGGCATGGATTCGTCGGACCTCGTCGGCCGGTCGATGGAAGATGTGCTCCCCGAAAACATGCTGGAGATCAGCCGTCCGCACATTCAGGCCGTGTTGAGTGGCGAGCCCCAAACTTTTGAGGAGACCCTGGTGGCCTGCCATGAAGGCGTCCCCCGGCAACTCTTGGTGTATTACTTGCCGGACATCGTGGATGGCGAAGTCAAGGGCTTTTATGTCTTGGTCCACGACCTCACCGAGCTGAACGAGAGCCGCCAGCAGCTGGCACTCGCGCAGCGCGATTCGGCCGCTTTGCTGCAAGCGATTCACCAGCATGCCATCGTGTCGGTCACGGACCGGGCGGGCACCATCGTTGAAGTCAATGACAGCTTTTGCACGATCTCGGGCTACAGCCGTGAAGAGTTGCTGGGTTACAACCACCGGTTGATCAATGCGGGGGTGCATAAAGCTGCTTTCTGGGACAACATGTGGGCGACCGTTTCGTCGGGTAAGTCCTGGCGCAGCGAGGTCTGCAACAAGGCACGGGACGGTTCTCTGTACTGGGTGGACAGCATCGTTTCGCCCGTTGTGGACGCCAGCGGCGAGGTCGAAAAATTCATTTCTATACGGACCGACATCACCGAGCGCAAACGCCTTCAAGCCGATGTGGCCGAAGCGCACCGGTTGCTGGCAGAACGTGAGCGCTTCCTGCGCAGCATCACCGACCATTTGCCGGTTCGCATCTCATACACCAACAGTCTGGGCGAGTTCCAGTTTGTGAATGCCACCTACTGCCAATACCTGGGCCACAAGCGCGAGGAGATCATCGGCAAGACGCGGACCGAACTCTTCCCATCGTGTGCAGGCATCGAATCCTTGCCCATTGAAGACGCCTTGCTGAAAGGCGTCGCTCAGCGCGTCGAGCACGACGAGGTCATGGACGGTGTTGTGGTCAGTATGGACACCCACCTGGTGCCTGATTTGGCGGGCGACGGCGCGGTTCGCGGTCTCTACATGGTGAGCACAGACATCACCGAGCGCCGCCAGGCTGAGCGCGAGTCGCGCCAGACCATGACCTTGCTCAATGCGGTGCTGGCCGCCGCTTCTCAGGTGTCCATCGTGGCAGTCAATCGCGATGGTGATATCAGCATTTTCAACAAGGGCGCCGAGAAGCTGCTGGGCTATCGCCAGGAGGAAGTCGTGGGCAAGATGTCCACCCTGCAGTTCCATGATGAGCGGGAAATGCGCCACCGTGCCGAAGAGCTGTCACGGCAACTGGGTCGAACGGTACAGGCCGGCAAAGTGTTGATCGATGCTGCGGAGCTGGGGCATTCCCGTGAATGGACTTATGTGCGCAAAGACGGCGTGGGCATCCCGGTGTCATTGGGTGTGACCGCCATGTACGACGACCAGAATGAATTTGTGGGCTACCTTGGTATTGCGCACGATGTGAGCCAGCAAAAGGAATACGAACGCTCGCTGCGCGAAGCCGTGCACAAGGCCCGTCGAGCCAACCAGGCCAAAACCCATTTTCTGGCCAACATGAGCCATGAAATCCGAACGCCCATGAATGCTGTCATCGGCTTGTCGTATCTGCTGGAGCGGACCGAGCTGACCAGCGAGCAAGGTGGTTTTCTGGCCAAGATCAAAGTGGCGAGCAAATCGTTGCTGTCATTGATCAACGACATCCTGGATTTGTCCAAGATTGAAGCCTCCGAGCTGAAAATTGAGCGCGCACCTTTCAGCCTGGCGAGTTTGCTGCGCGACATTTCAGAGCTGGTCTCGGTGCAGTCAGAGGCCAAGGGGATCGACTTCCAGCTTGACCTGCCACCTGAGATACCCCAGGCATTGGTGGGCGATTCGACGCGGCTGCACCAGGTGATGCTCAACCTGTTGACCAACGCGATCAAGTTCACAGACGAGGCGGGTTCGGTGCAGCTCCTGGTGACCCGGGTGGGGGGGGCCTCAGACATTTCACGCCTGCGTTTTGCGGTGCGCGACACCGGTATCGGCATGACCGAAGCGCAGATGGGGCGGCTGTTCACGCCGTTTGCCCAAGCAGATGCGTCCACAACCCGGCGCTTCGGTGGTACCGGATTGGGCTTGTCGATCGTGAAGCAGCTGGTCCAGCTCATGGGGGGTGAACTGGGCGTGACCAGTGAACCGAATGAGGGCAGTGAATTTTGGGTTGAGCTCGACTTCGGTCTGGGTGACGTAGAGATGCTGCCCGCGCCGGCGGCCGGAGACCAGCCGGCCCCGGGCTTGGGTCTTCAAGGCCTGCGCGTGCTGGTGGCCGATGACAGCGAAATCAATCTCGAAGTCGCCCGCCGCGTGCTGGAGCTGGAGGGCGCAGAGGTCAGCCTGGCCCTGAACGGCCAGGAGGCCATTGATCAGTTGCTCGCCAACCCACAGGGGTTTGATGTGGTCTTGCTGGATCTTCAAATGCCTGTGCTGGACGGCTTCGACACCAGCCGGCGCATACGCAGTGGCCTGGGCCTGCAGCATTTGCCCATCATTGCCCTGAGCGCTTCGACATTGAGCAGTGAGATGGAGTTGGCCAAGCGAGCCGGCATGAACGACTTCGTCAGCAAACCGTTTGAAGTGGCGAACCTGGTGGGCTGTATCCGGCGCTGGATACACAACGGGGGCGCACCGCAGTCGTCGGCACCCCAAGGCGTCCCGCCGCGCAGTCCCTTGGTCTGGCCCCATATCGAGGGCATCGATTCGGACGCGGCTTGCCGGCGCCTGGGCGGCGATCAGGAATTGTTTTTCTCCATGCTCAAACGCCTGCTGGCTGAGTTCGCGACGCTTGATCGCAACGCTGCGCCGGTGGATGCGGGCGAATTGCAAGCGCTGGCCGCACAGTTGCACAAGCTCAAAGGCAGTGCAGGCACCTTGGGCGCCCAAGCTGTGGAGCGGGCTGCGGCCATGGCCGACAAGGCTTGCCGTACCCAGCAGGTGGATCAGGTTGGGCACTTGCTGGCCGATGTGGTCGAAGAGCTGAACCATTTGCGCCAGGCTGTCCAACCCTGTCTGGCGGCACATGAAGCCCAGGTGGGAGGGGAGGCGTCGCAGGGTTGTACATCCGTCGAACCTGCCGAAGTGGAGGCGCTGGTTGAGTGCTTGCTGAGCAACGATCTGGGGGCGATCGATCGGGTGAACGCAATGGCCACGGGGTTGAAGCACGGTTTGGGGAACGAAGGTTTTGCCCAGTTGCGCGAGCAGGTCAACAACCTCGAGTTCGCAGCCGCAGCCTCGATGCTGCAGGGCCTGTGTGAACCTGCTGCCGATGTCTCAGGCTGA
- a CDS encoding SDR family oxidoreductase — protein sequence MNNPAQAISPVHFGHQGRVVIVTGGAQGIGEACVRRFASEGARVVVADVLPAPAWARKLGIVCLPCDVGSSAAVDAMVAQVVKAFGRVDILVNNAGMFRASPFLDISESDFDAVLRVNLKGSFLVAQAVARCMVLTGTRGSIVNMSSVNGVLAIPEMASYNISKGGINQLTRAMALALADQGIRVNAVAPGTIATELAAQAVLTSQAARNKVLSRTPLKRLGTPAEVADVVAWLASDAASYVTGEIVTVDGGRMALNYTVPV from the coding sequence ATGAACAATCCAGCACAAGCGATTTCTCCCGTCCATTTCGGCCACCAGGGCCGGGTGGTCATCGTCACCGGTGGGGCCCAGGGCATTGGCGAAGCCTGTGTGCGCCGCTTCGCCAGCGAAGGCGCGCGGGTGGTCGTGGCCGATGTTTTGCCCGCGCCTGCCTGGGCCCGAAAACTCGGCATTGTTTGCCTCCCTTGTGATGTCGGATCCAGCGCGGCAGTGGACGCCATGGTGGCCCAAGTGGTCAAGGCCTTCGGCCGGGTGGACATCCTCGTCAACAACGCAGGCATGTTCAGGGCATCGCCCTTTCTGGACATCTCAGAAAGCGACTTCGATGCGGTTTTGCGGGTGAATCTCAAAGGCAGCTTTCTGGTGGCCCAGGCCGTGGCGCGCTGCATGGTGTTGACCGGTACCCGAGGCAGCATCGTGAACATGAGCTCGGTCAATGGTGTGCTGGCCATTCCCGAAATGGCCAGCTACAACATCAGCAAGGGCGGCATCAACCAGCTCACGCGCGCCATGGCCCTCGCCCTGGCTGACCAGGGTATCCGGGTCAACGCCGTCGCGCCCGGCACCATTGCCACGGAGCTCGCCGCCCAGGCGGTGCTCACCAGCCAAGCCGCCCGAAACAAAGTCCTCAGCCGCACGCCCCTCAAACGCCTGGGCACACCCGCAGAGGTGGCCGATGTGGTGGCCTGGCTGGCGAGCGATGCGGCCAGCTACGTGACCGGAGAAATTGTCACCGTGGATGGCGGACGCATGGCCCTGAACTACACCGTACCGGTTTGA
- a CDS encoding Hsp70 family protein — protein MTAPLTGTLGIDFGTSNSAVSWAQGNGAARLIPLEGEAINMPTAVFFNAEDQFTHFGRDAVAQYLSGTEGRLMRSLKSLLGSPLLMETTEVNGHAVSFLDIIAIFLGELRERASEALGHEPTRVVMGRPVHFVDDSPERDALAQHSLEDAARRVGFEHVSFQLEPIAAALDYERRLSRESLVLVVDIGGGTSDFTVVRLGPNHVGKADRLSDILATTGVHIGGTDFDQKLSLGGVMPLLGYRHHGPEGREVPHRVFMDLSTWHLIQWQYLPRAISQAQNLRTNYSDQNLHRRLMTVLHQREGHRMAFEVEQAKIRCSVSDAPTAVDLSCLEKGLSAPLAPEHMDAALAAQLERTVACARACVEQAGLDDGDLGALYLTGGSSALRPFQRALQAAFPGVPMVEGDLFGGVASGLAYSR, from the coding sequence ATGACTGCACCTCTCACCGGTACCCTTGGCATCGACTTCGGTACCTCCAATTCGGCCGTTTCCTGGGCCCAGGGCAATGGCGCGGCGCGCCTGATTCCCCTGGAGGGCGAGGCGATCAACATGCCGACGGCGGTGTTTTTCAACGCCGAAGACCAGTTCACCCACTTTGGCCGCGATGCCGTGGCCCAGTACCTGAGTGGTACCGAAGGACGGCTCATGCGCTCGCTCAAGAGTCTGCTGGGCAGTCCCTTGCTCATGGAGACCACCGAGGTCAACGGCCATGCGGTGAGTTTTCTTGACATCATTGCCATTTTTCTGGGCGAATTGCGCGAGCGAGCGAGTGAGGCACTGGGGCATGAGCCCACGCGGGTGGTGATGGGTCGGCCCGTGCACTTTGTGGACGATAGCCCGGAGCGCGATGCGCTGGCACAGCATTCGCTGGAAGATGCGGCCCGGCGGGTGGGGTTCGAGCACGTGAGTTTTCAGCTAGAGCCTATTGCGGCTGCGTTGGACTATGAGCGCCGCCTGAGTCGCGAGAGTCTGGTGCTGGTGGTGGACATTGGCGGGGGTACCTCGGATTTCACGGTGGTGCGCCTGGGCCCGAACCATGTGGGCAAGGCCGATCGCCTGAGCGATATCCTGGCCACCACCGGTGTGCACATCGGTGGCACCGACTTCGACCAGAAGCTCAGCCTGGGCGGTGTGATGCCCTTGCTGGGCTACCGCCACCATGGGCCAGAGGGCCGGGAGGTCCCCCACCGCGTGTTCATGGATCTGTCCACCTGGCACCTGATCCAGTGGCAATACCTGCCCCGGGCGATCAGCCAGGCGCAAAACCTGCGCACCAACTACAGCGATCAAAATCTGCACCGGCGCTTGATGACGGTGTTGCATCAGCGCGAGGGCCATCGCATGGCCTTTGAGGTTGAGCAGGCCAAGATCCGCTGCTCGGTGAGCGATGCGCCCACCGCGGTGGATCTGTCGTGTCTGGAGAAGGGTCTGAGCGCGCCTTTGGCCCCTGAGCACATGGACGCCGCGCTCGCCGCCCAGCTCGAGCGCACGGTGGCCTGCGCGCGCGCCTGCGTGGAACAGGCTGGCCTGGACGATGGTGATCTGGGTGCCCTGTACCTCACCGGTGGCTCTTCCGCCTTGCGACCCTTCCAGCGTGCACTTCAAGCCGCGTTCCCGGGTGTTCCCATGGTGGAGGGGGACTTGTTTGGCGGTGTGGCCTCTGGCCTGGCCTATTCGCGCTGA
- a CDS encoding VCBS repeat-containing protein, whose translation MPALHPRLRRTTIRLTFTALCAATVLWANQAKAMGLMVEAHSVCPAPTGPAPLQTPLPRAAQQRIPDSQAVPGQNHIAWVWLASPTLRYPHGALGAKTHAASLHALVQDGQGGWTTASVELPLHRVFEDRVPRLADLDGDGRDEILVIEADALRGAAVVVWGVVHSGQPATPPRLVRRATSPRAGSTFRWLNPVGVADFDGDGKPDVASVTTPHIGGTLTLYHYRPPRLVPFANAMDVSNHRMGAVEQALAVIVEQPGTPPTIVVPDMTRRALHALRWEAPGQWNELADLVPMAGLVERLGLRSDGSACATLSDRTTSRVTLTH comes from the coding sequence ATGCCTGCTCTCCACCCGCGCCTGCGCCGCACAACGATCCGCCTGACATTCACAGCCCTCTGTGCGGCCACAGTGCTGTGGGCCAACCAGGCCAAGGCCATGGGCTTGATGGTCGAGGCCCATTCGGTGTGCCCTGCCCCAACGGGGCCGGCACCGCTACAAACACCCCTCCCCCGCGCCGCTCAGCAGCGCATTCCAGACAGCCAGGCCGTGCCGGGCCAAAACCACATCGCGTGGGTCTGGCTCGCATCTCCCACGCTGCGTTATCCCCACGGCGCCCTGGGCGCCAAAACCCACGCAGCCAGTCTGCACGCCCTGGTCCAGGATGGCCAAGGCGGCTGGACCACCGCTTCGGTGGAGCTGCCCCTGCACCGCGTGTTTGAAGACCGTGTGCCACGCCTGGCCGATCTGGATGGCGATGGGCGCGATGAAATCCTGGTGATCGAAGCCGATGCCCTGCGCGGAGCGGCTGTGGTGGTGTGGGGGGTGGTTCACAGCGGCCAGCCCGCCACACCGCCACGCTTGGTGCGCCGTGCCACGAGCCCCCGTGCGGGCTCCACCTTCCGCTGGCTCAACCCGGTGGGTGTCGCCGACTTTGATGGGGATGGCAAGCCCGACGTGGCCAGCGTGACCACGCCCCACATCGGGGGCACGCTCACGCTGTACCACTACCGGCCCCCACGGCTGGTGCCGTTCGCCAACGCCATGGACGTGTCCAACCACCGCATGGGGGCCGTTGAGCAAGCGTTGGCGGTGATCGTGGAGCAACCCGGCACCCCTCCAACCATCGTGGTGCCTGACATGACGCGGCGCGCCCTGCATGCCCTGCGCTGGGAAGCGCCCGGCCAGTGGAACGAGCTCGCGGATCTGGTGCCCATGGCCGGGTTGGTTGAACGCCTGGGTCTGCGAAGCGACGGATCGGCATGCGCCACCCTGTCTGACCGCACCACATCGCGCGTGACCCTCACGCACTGA